A region of Pseudomonas sp. Marseille-Q3773 DNA encodes the following proteins:
- a CDS encoding DUF6555 family protein, with amino-acid sequence MPNPQLYIIDYRLHGKPRSFIIRLERMDNAEAWHWASCDAGIGIIPKFGREKIRKVSKPMAERYGVTEVSWRASGSKPGQSLEDPVTTA; translated from the coding sequence ATGCCTAATCCGCAGTTGTACATCATCGACTACCGGTTACACGGCAAGCCGCGCAGCTTCATCATCCGCCTGGAACGCATGGACAATGCCGAAGCCTGGCATTGGGCCAGCTGCGACGCCGGTATCGGCATCATCCCCAAGTTCGGCCGCGAGAAGATCCGCAAGGTAAGCAAGCCGATGGCCGAGCGCTATGGGGTGACCGAGGTGAGCTGGCGGGCCTCCGGCAGCAAGCCTGGCCAGTCGCTGGAAGACCCTGTCACCACCGCCTGA
- a CDS encoding general stress protein — MARDQDQTSQRGGTKETNPGNFANDREKASRAGQKGGQASGGNFANDRERASEAGRKGGQNSHGGGRNQ, encoded by the coding sequence ATGGCTCGCGATCAAGATCAAACCAGCCAACGTGGCGGCACCAAGGAAACCAACCCGGGCAATTTCGCCAACGACCGCGAAAAAGCGTCCCGCGCCGGGCAGAAAGGTGGCCAGGCCTCCGGCGGCAATTTCGCCAATGACCGCGAACGCGCCTCGGAAGCAGGCCGCAAAGGTGGCCAGAACAGCCACGGCGGCGGCCGCAACCAGTAA